One genomic segment of Arachis duranensis cultivar V14167 chromosome 4, aradu.V14167.gnm2.J7QH, whole genome shotgun sequence includes these proteins:
- the LOC107484882 gene encoding thylakoid ADP,ATP carrier protein, chloroplastic has product MQTHGVRVGQESAKKAMSFIEAITVIAKEEGIKGYWKGNLPQVIRVVPYSAVQLFAYEIYKKIFRGQNGELSVVARLTAGAFAGMTSTFITYPLDVLRLRLAVEPGYRTMSQVALGMIREEGIASFYRGLGPSLIAIAPYIAANFCVFDLLKKSLPEKYQKRTETSILTALLSASLATLTCYPLDTVRRQMQLKGTPYTTVLEALSGIVARDGVVGLYRGFLPNALKTLPNSSIKLTTYDLVKRLIAASEKEFQTITEENRNKQQNINSQG; this is encoded by the exons ATGCAG ACTCATGGTGTACGGGTCGGGCAAGAGAGTGCTAAGAAGGCAATGAGTTTCATTGAG GCTATAACAGTTATAGCAAAGGAAGAAGGCATTAAAGGTTACTGGAAGGGAAACCTCCCCCAG GTGATTCGGGTTGTTCCTTATAGTGCTGTCCAGCTTTTTGCATATGAAATTTACAAG AAAATATTCAGGGGACAGAATGGTGAGCTCTCTGTTGTGGCAAGACTTACAGCAGGTGCTTTTGCTGGCATGACATCCACTTTT ATAACTTACCCATTAGATGTCCTGAGATTGCGATTAGCTGTTGAACCTGGTTATCGAACTATGTCACAG GTTGCCCTGGGCATGATAAGGGAGGAAGGAATTGCATCTTTCTACAGGGGCCTTGGGCCTTCGCTTATTGCAATAGCTCCGTATATTGCAGCAAACTTTTGTGTTTTTGACCT ATTGAAGAAGTCATTGCCCGAGAAATATCAAAAGAGAACCGAAACATCAATACTCACTGCCTTGCTTTCGGCCTCGCTTGCCACACTTACATGCTATCCTTTGGACACTGTGCGAAGACAAATGCAATTGAAGGGTACGCCTTATACAACGGTATTAGAGGCCCTTTCAG GTATTGTGGCACGAGATGGAGTTGTCGGCTTATATCGGGGATTTCTGCCTAATGCTCTAAAAACCCTACCAAACAGCAG CATCAAGCTTACCACATATGACCTTGTTAAGCGCCTAATTGCTGCTAGTGAGAAAGAGTTTCAAACAATTACAGAGGAAAACCGCAACAAACAACAGAACATCAACAGTCAAGGATAA